The DNA window AATCGCAAGGAAAAGTATTGCAAGCAATGGTAGTAGCTGTTGGATCAGGCTCTAAAGGAAAGGGTGGAGAGATTCAACCAGTTAGTGTGAAAGTTGGAGATAAAGTTCTTCTCCCAGAATATGGAGGCACCAAAGTAGTTCTAGATGACAAGGATTATTTCTTATTTAGAGATGGTGACATTCTTGGAAAATATGTCGACTAAATAAGTCACTATTGAAATGGCATCACGTGAAGCTGCCCGTTCCCCCAATGGCATCACGTGAAGCTGCCACTGAAGTTCTGAAATCTTTCATCCTGTAAATAATTTCCgtgtttcttttataataaagtaatgaTATCCAAACTAATGATATTCAGTGTCTCTGAAATTTAGTTTTCTCTGTATTGATTTAAACATTCccaaataaaagtatataaatgaaaaaaaaaatcatgatgtgTTAGGAATGCATGTTTTAATTTCTGAGTTAAACAACAGACTCAATTCAATTAACAACTTCTAAACAAATAGAAGACAAATGgaggaataaaatatattcagtctATCTGAAAGAAGATAgaggtgagagaaaaagaaatacataatagGGGGAACACAAGGAAAGTGTAAAACAATATAACATACAAAACCGAATGAAGCAGTAATGttgtaaatagaaatgaaattaatgCAACAGGTATAATGCATACTAGGTACATAATATCAATTAAAGCATATGTTATTTATGAGACACATCTAAAATATAAGCCTATGGAAAGGTTAAACATAAAGAAAGGGGATTTGATACactatacaaataataaaaaaaaattatagaaaacaaaaaatttagtataatataaaaacaaaagtatttacAAGTGTTACATGAAAACAAATTATAGTGTGTGCATGTAATATATAGCAGCatataaaaatagactttaagggcAAAAGAGCCTGTCTGTAGTCATACAGAAAATTGATGaaagtttcagttttacagaAAGACataatattgttatatttttatgtaccTTATAATATAGCTTCCAATAAATTAAGAGGAAATGGGCAGAACTAAAAGAATAGGCAAGATCACAATTTTAAGGACACACTTATCCCACTTCTGTGATTAATTGATAGAACAAGCACACAAAATCAGTAATCATATTGAAGATTTGAAGGGGATAATTAATAAATTGAACAAATGGATATTTTGTATGTTAATAACTATGATCAAACActgtataaaacatattttttcaacTTAAAGAATTAAAGTCAAGCAGAGTATACCAATTTACAATAATGCAATGttaaaaaacaatgacaaaaagaTAACTGGAGAgtcttatatatataaattaaaaattataattctaaaTAACCTATAggtcaaagaaaattttattttgaaaaacataaaatattttaaaatgagcaatacTGATAATACTATATATCAAACCTTCAGGATGCAGTTAAATCACTAATGTCAGTGAAATTCATAGCCTTAAAGCCATAAGCTAGTAAAGAATTAAAGTAGAAAACAAGCTAAATATCAATCTCTACAAGTGATACAAATGCAGAGAAAgtagaaaaaccaaaataaaaatgaaagcacacttaatgaaatagaaaaccaatATACAATAAGAGAATCAAAGCATCCAAAATGTTGGTTCTTTATAAAACTGGTAAAGCTAGAGTGACTAATCAAGAGAAATGAGATCCATGTTCCAAATTGCTAAGAATGCAAAATGCCTCAAGAGAATATTGCTCCAAtctgaa is part of the Balaenoptera musculus isolate JJ_BM4_2016_0621 chromosome 1, mBalMus1.pri.v3, whole genome shotgun sequence genome and encodes:
- the LOC118901848 gene encoding 10 kDa heat shock protein, mitochondrial-like, which gives rise to MAGQAFRKFLPLFDRVLVERSAPEVVTKGGIMLPEKSQGKVLQAMVVAVGSGSKGKGGEIQPVSVKVGDKVLLPEYGGTKVVLDDKDYFLFRDGDILGKYVD